The Bacillales bacterium genome contains a region encoding:
- a CDS encoding topology modulation protein — MKKIMVVGVSAGAGKSTFARRLGKTLDLPVIHLDTLYWKPGWIEAAPQAFAAAVQAAADQPEWIIEGNYSSTFAIRLARADAVIYLERPLALCLYRVLKRWYTNKGKTRPDMGAGCEERMEWAFLKFIVTTYRRRKRTMRRLLEEQKNDKIVVRLTSENAIEQFLLQAKK, encoded by the coding sequence ATGAAGAAAATCATGGTCGTCGGCGTGTCCGCCGGAGCGGGCAAATCGACGTTTGCCCGCCGGCTTGGCAAAACCCTTGATCTTCCCGTCATTCATCTCGACACCTTATATTGGAAGCCTGGCTGGATCGAAGCCGCTCCGCAAGCTTTCGCGGCTGCAGTTCAAGCCGCCGCCGATCAACCGGAATGGATCATCGAAGGCAATTACAGCAGCACCTTCGCCATTCGGCTCGCCCGCGCAGACGCTGTCATTTATCTCGAACGTCCGCTGGCGCTTTGCCTTTACCGCGTGTTGAAACGGTGGTACACGAACAAAGGAAAGACCCGTCCGGATATGGGAGCGGGCTGCGAAGAACGAATGGAATGGGCATTCCTTAAATTCATCGTCACGACTTACCGGCGGCGCAAACGAACGATGCGCCGGCTGCTGGAGGAACAAAAAAACGACAAGATCGTCGTCCGCTTGACGAGTGAGAATGCAATCGAACAATTCTTGTTGCAAGCAAAAAAATGA
- a CDS encoding DUF1427 family protein yields the protein MKIAMVALMTGFIVGFIFALLKLPIPAPPALPGIAGIIGIYLGFQVFTKWVYPFFVN from the coding sequence ATGAAAATTGCGATGGTTGCTCTCATGACCGGCTTTATTGTCGGATTCATTTTTGCCTTGTTGAAATTGCCGATCCCGGCTCCTCCGGCACTTCCAGGCATCGCCGGCATCATTGGCATTTATTTAGGCTTTCAAGTGTTCACGAAATGGGTGTATCCGTTTTTCGTTAACTAG